ATAAATACCGGATTTTAAATTTTTGCCTTTTTCGTTTTTAACTTTAGGATGAACGATCAGTGCATACTCTTTGCCGGCCGTTAACTCTTTTTCTGGTGTCACAACGAGCTGTTGACCCGATAATTTGTACGTTGTTTTTACAGTATCTGCGCCTAGCTCCACTAATTCAACGGAAGAAGTATCTAGCTCTTTCGCCAGTTTAGCGGAAAACTTGATTGTGAAAGTTTTGTTTAATGGAACTTTCTTTAATACAGCAAGTTCTTTATAGTTTTTCAAGTTTGAAGCGATTATGTCGTAATGTGCTTTATAGAGCGGTTCACTTACTGTTTTAATATGAGGTTTAACCCCGACTTCATTTATTTTCGTGTCGTTTGGACCATAAAAATGACCTACTGTTAATTTTAGGAAACTGCCATCTTCAAGCTCATAAAATGCCTGCATAGAGCCTTTACCATAAGTTGTTTCCCCGTAAAGCGTAACTGCTTTTTGATCGGCAAGTGCTGCTGCAGTCATTTCCGATGAACTTGCACTATATCTATTTACTAGCATTTTCGTATTTTCAGGGAATGTTGTTGATTGCTTCATCGAACGTACAATAGATGTCCCCGAAGCTTCCTTCAGCTTGTAAGCATAGGTGGCGTTCGGAAACATTCCGATAAGCTGTTCTGCTGCTGTAACATAGCCCCCTCCGTTATTTTGCAAATCGAAAATAAATGATTTTGCCCCTTTATTTTTCAAATCGCGAATTGCTTTTGATACAAGGCTTGCCGTATCATTTGAAAATGAATTCAATGAAATATAGCCCGTATTTCCGTACAAAAGCTTTGTTTCCACATTAGGAAGAGAGAAAGATTTACGTGTTAATTTTTTCGTTAAAACAGTGCCGTCTTCACGTGTAACCGTAATTGAGACTGTTGTATTTGCCGCTCCCTTTATACGGGAAGAAGCCTGGTCGATAGTTAGATCAGCAACAGGTTTCCCATCGATCTCTGTGATGATATCGCCAACTTTTAAACCTGCATTTTTTGCACTGCCACCATCAATCAGTTCGGAAATTTGAATACCGCTTTCTACTTTCTCAATGACGACACCGATACCTACAGTCGTAAGGTCCACACCATTAATAAACTCATCGAATTCTTCCGGCGTAAAATAAGCAGAATAGGGATCGAGCATTTCTGCCAGTTGCTCAAGGCTTGTGGCACGATTGATGTCGCCGCTAACATTCCCTACATAGTTTTGCTTAACAATCTGTTTTGCCTCATCTAAAGGAGCACCTAGTACTGTTAAAGGTACAGCCAGGCACATGATGAAAAACAGCATTGCTGATAAATGTTTTTTTAGCATGAGTCCACCTCATCAATTTTATTTTTCTATAATGTAATGCGTAATACCATGATACGGATATTACCATATTTTATCATGAAAACTTCCCGGATTTATGGGAAGGATAAAAAATATTTTAAGCTATTATTAGTCAATAAAAGAGGATAAGCTACAAGTTTTTACACTTATAACTTACCCCCTAAAAGATAGTTAAACTTATTTTCGTTTAGCTAAATACATAATGTAGCCGATAACACCGCCGACTAATGCAGGGACAACCCATGCAATGCCTTGCTCATAAAACGGGAAGATTGACAAAAAATTATCGTATGCTTCAATTTCAAAGCCGGCAGTTTTGATACCATCATAAATTGCAACAATACCTGTGAAAATTAAAGCCATACCATATACGCTCGGTGCGTGGTTGAATAAATTTCCGAATAGTGCAAAAACCATTAACACAATTGCGAACGGATAAATTGCAACTAACACAGGTAACGACAATTTAATTAAATCAGCTAATCCGAAGTTTGATACCCCGAAGCTGAATAGTGCAAAAATCACTAAGTACACTTGGTAAGATATTTTCGGGAAGATCTTATTGAAAAATGTTGCATTTGCAGATAAAAGACCTACAGATGTTGTTAAACAAGCTAAAATGATAACGGCAGATAAAATAATCTTACCGGCTTGTCCAAATAATTGTTGTGCTGCCAAGGAGATAATTGTACCGCCATCTTCATGGAAGCCGATTGCCGATGTACTTGTTACCCCAATGTAACCTAACGATACATAAACAAATGCTAAACCAATTGCAGCGACAATCCCTGCGAAAATTGTAATTTTAACCTGTTTTGCTCTATCCGTTATGCCACGGCCAACTAATGATTGAACGATAACAATCCCGAATACTAGTGATGCGAGTACGTCCATCGTTAAGTAACCTTGTATGAACGATTCTCCAAATGCGTTATTAATATATGGTCCCTGCGCTTCACCAGGTTCACCTAACGGAGTAATAACGGCTTTAATCGCAAGTAAACAAATAACGATTAAAAGAGCAGGTGTTAAAATTTTTCCGACACGGTCAACGATTTTTGTCGGATTATATGCTAAGTAGAATGTGATTCCAAAGAAGATAAGTGTTGTAACGAATAATGGAATCCAGCTACCTTTCATTGCTTCTGTTAAAAACGGTTCCACACCGATTGAATATGATACAGCGCC
This genomic window from Solibacillus sp. FSL R5-0449 contains:
- a CDS encoding S41 family peptidase, with product MLKKHLSAMLFFIMCLAVPLTVLGAPLDEAKQIVKQNYVGNVSGDINRATSLEQLAEMLDPYSAYFTPEEFDEFINGVDLTTVGIGVVIEKVESGIQISELIDGGSAKNAGLKVGDIITEIDGKPVADLTIDQASSRIKGAANTTVSITVTREDGTVLTKKLTRKSFSLPNVETKLLYGNTGYISLNSFSNDTASLVSKAIRDLKNKGAKSFIFDLQNNGGGYVTAAEQLIGMFPNATYAYKLKEASGTSIVRSMKQSTTFPENTKMLVNRYSASSSEMTAAALADQKAVTLYGETTYGKGSMQAFYELEDGSFLKLTVGHFYGPNDTKINEVGVKPHIKTVSEPLYKAHYDIIASNLKNYKELAVLKKVPLNKTFTIKFSAKLAKELDTSSVELVELGADTVKTTYKLSGQQLVVTPEKELTAGKEYALIVHPKVKNEKGKNLKSGIYLHVTTKQ
- the brnQ gene encoding branched-chain amino acid transport system II carrier protein; amino-acid sequence: MNSKSSFFRENIAVGFMLFALFLGAGNIIFPPQLGQMAGENIVISMIGFLITGVGLPLLGIIAVAKNGGDLEILAGRINPYFGIIFTSIIYLSIGPFFAIPRTGAVSYSIGVEPFLTEAMKGSWIPLFVTTLIFFGITFYLAYNPTKIVDRVGKILTPALLIVICLLAIKAVITPLGEPGEAQGPYINNAFGESFIQGYLTMDVLASLVFGIVIVQSLVGRGITDRAKQVKITIFAGIVAAIGLAFVYVSLGYIGVTSTSAIGFHEDGGTIISLAAQQLFGQAGKIILSAVIILACLTTSVGLLSANATFFNKIFPKISYQVYLVIFALFSFGVSNFGLADLIKLSLPVLVAIYPFAIVLMVFALFGNLFNHAPSVYGMALIFTGIVAIYDGIKTAGFEIEAYDNFLSIFPFYEQGIAWVVPALVGGVIGYIMYLAKRK